In Nicotiana tabacum cultivar K326 chromosome 2, ASM71507v2, whole genome shotgun sequence, the following proteins share a genomic window:
- the LOC107819609 gene encoding cytochrome b561 and DOMON domain-containing protein At5g47530 — MDRLVTTLLFSSFLLLSLFSTTSYAQTQNCSAFAFRNNQNFATCNPLPLLNSVLHWTYHSDNHTVDLAYRHGGVTDSDWVAWGLNINGGRMAGAQCLVAFKNSSGQIQAYTAPIADYFTQLRQGFLSFNVPRIEAEFLNNEYIIFASLELPSGRTSFNQVWQNGQVSGQALQAHSQSGDNMRSFGSVDFANGRLGNDGGGSITSRQRKRNVHGVLNAVSWGVLMPMGAVFARYLKVFKSANPAWFYLHVACQTSAYAVGVAGWGTGLKLGSDSVGIKFTTHRNIGITLFCLGTLQVFALLLRPKPDHKYRLYWNIYHHAIGYAVISLSITNVFEGFDALNGQKNWKRAYIGVIIAIGAIAVLLEAFTWFIVIKRKKTDSNKNLQNGTNGVNGYGNGTHQQA, encoded by the exons ATGGATAGACTAGTAACAACTTTGTTGTTTTCATCATTCTTGTTATTAAGTCTATTTTCTACTACTTCTTATGCTCAAACACAAAACTGTTCAGCTTTTGCATTTAGAAATAATCAGAATTTTGCAACTTGTAATCCTCTACCTTTGCTCAATTCTGTTCTTCACTGGACTTATCATTCAGATAATCACACAGTTGATCTTGCTTATAGACACGGAGGAGTTACAGATTCAGACTGGGTAGCTTGGGGTTTAAATATTAATGGAGGAAGAATGGCTGGTGCACAATGTTTGGTTGCATTTAAAAATTCCAGTGGCCAAATTCAAGCTTACACTGCTCCTATTGCTGATTATTTTACTCAGTTAAGACAAGGTTTTTTGAGTTTTAATGTGCCAAGAATTGAAGCAGAGTTTTTAAACAATGAATATATTATTTTTGCAAGTTTGGAACTTCCTAGTGGAAGGACTAGTTTTAATCAGGTTTGGCAAAATGGCCAAGTTTCTGGTCAGGCTTTGCAAGCTCATAGCCAGTCTGGTGATAATATGAGGTCTTTTGGAAGTGTTGATTTTGCAAATGGCCGGTTAGGGAATGATGGTGGTGGCTCAATCACTTCTAGACAACGTAAAAGAAAT GTTCATGGAGTATTGAATGCAGTGAGTTGGGGAGTGTTAATGCCAATGGGTGCAGTATTTGCAAGGTATTTAAAGGTGTTCAAATCAGCAAATCCAGCTTGGTTTTATCTACATGTTGCTTGTCAAACTTCTGCCTATGCTGTTGGTGTTGCTGGATGGGGCACTGGTCTCAAACTTGGCAGTGATTCTGTTGGTATTAAATTCACTACTCACAGGAATATTGGTATCACTCTTTTCTGCCTTGGAACTCTTCAG GTGTTTGCTTTGCTTTTGAGGCCAAAGCCAGACCACAAATACAGATTATATTGGAACATTTACCACCATGCTATTGGATACGCAGTGATCAGTCTAAGCATTACCAATGTATTTGAAGGATTTGATGCTTTGAATGGGCAAAAGAATTGGAAAAGAGCTTACATTGGAGTGATCATAGCCATAGGGGCAATTGCAGTTTTATTAGAAGCATTCACTTGGTTTATTGTCATCAAAAGGAAAAAGACAGACTCTAATAAGAACCTACAAAATGGAACAAATGGTGTTAATGGTTATGGAAATGGGACACATCAGCAGGCATAA